The Novosphingobium terrae genome segment GGCGAGCAGCTCGATCCGGGCATCTTCTTCGCCGACAAGCTGGCCGCCGCCGCCAAGAGCGATCCGGCCTATGCCGCCCGCCTCGACGATATGAACAAGCGCATCCTCTGGGCGATCTACGACAACGGGCTCGACAAGAATCCCGCCAAGCCCGGCGGCGAGATCGACTTCAAGGCCGACAGCGCCGTCTCGCTGGAAACCGCCAGGCAGGGCATCGTTTTGCTGCGCAACACGGGCAACGCCCTGCCGCTGGCCAAGACGGCCAAGCATATCGCGGTGATCGGCGGCTATGCCGATACCGGCGTGCTGTCTGGCGCCGGCTCCAGCCAGGTGCAGGGCAAGGATGGCCCTGCGGCCGTGATCCCGCTGGGCGGCACCGGCCCCTGGGCCTCCTTCATCGCCGAACAGTATCACCGCTCGGCCCCGGTCGATGCGATCAAGGCGCTGGCCCCTCAGGCTGAGGTGAACTTCCGCACCGGCACCTACATCTCCGACGCGGTTGCGGCGGCCAAGAAGGCTGACGTGGCCATCGTTTTCGCCACCAAATGGGCCTCCGAAGGGCTCGATCAGGCCGATCTGACACTGCCACGCGGGCAGGACGCCTTGATCGAGGCCGTCGCCGCCGCCAACCCGCACACCATCGTCGTGCTGGAAACCGGCAACCCCGTGCTGATGCCCTGGCTCGACAAGACCGCCGCCGTGGTCGAGGCATGGTTCCCCGGCGCGCGCGGCGGCGAGGCCATCGCCAGCGTGCTCTTCGGCGACACCAACCCCTCGGGCCGCCTGCCGATCACCTTCCCGGCCAGCGAGAGCCAGCTGCCCCGCGCGAAGATCGACGGCTACGATCAGTACGATCCCAACTTCTCCGGCGACGCCCCCAGCAAGGACGCCCAGCTCCATGTCGATTACGACATCGAGGGTTCGGACGTGGGTTACCGCTGGTTCGCCCGCCAGAACGCCAAGCCGCTGTTCCCCTTCGGCTTCGGCCTGAGCTACACCAGCTTCACCAGCGGCGCCCTGAAGACAGACGGCCACAAGGCCAGCTTCGCGCTGGCCAACACCGGCCAGCGTGGGGGCGCCACGGTGGGTCAGGTCTATCTGGTGAGCCGCAATGGGCAGAAGCTGCGCCGTCTGGTGGGCTTCCAGCGCGTCGAGCTGGCGCCGGGCGCTTCGCAGAATGTCGCGTTCAACATCGATCAGCGTTTGCTGGCCGATTGGAAGGATGGCGGCTGGTCGGTGCCTGCGGGTGACTACGGTTTCGCCGTGGGTGAGAATGCCGAAACGCTGGGGCCGGTGGTGAGTGTGAAGGTGAAGGCTGCGCGTTGGAAGGATTGAAGGGTAGATGAAAGGGATAAATGCGAGGGTGTTACACCCTCGCGCTCCCATGAATGTCTGCGTTGCGCATCGGGTTCGGCCATAGGGCTAATGTCGCTGCGCCGCAGGCTTTAAAAACGTGAACACCTCTATTGATCAGGATCTCGCTGCCTGCGGCGCTTGACGTTACGCAGGTGGAGAGGTTGCGCGCACCGGTTGGGTGCCACCGCCTTATCGTCGGAAGACGTTCCGGGGGTGCAGGGGGTGTAACACCCCCTGCTTAGCCTTCTTCTCATTCTTCAGAAGGCACCAACACCACCAGCTTGTAATCGCTGCGCTCGGTGGGGTGCAGCGTGTGCTGCCGATAGGCGATCAGACCCTGCGCGGGATGCACAAAACCCCGCAGCCCGCCCTCGCGCGCGACCACGGCCTGACGGTCCCACACTTCGGCGAAGAACGGGCTCTCGGCTTTCAAACCCTCCACCAGCGCCAGAGCGCGCGGATCGTCCAGCGCCCGGCCATAATCGGCGCGGAACTCGGCCAGCAGACGGGTGGCGCGGTTTTCCCAGTCGGGGATCAGGGCGCGGGCGGCGTCTTGGGTGAAGACGTAGCGCAGCAGATTATGGGGCCCGTCGCCCTCCAGCCATGGGGCGAAAAGCTGGCGCGCCGCCTCGTTCCAGCAGCAGGCGTTCCACAGGCGGTCGAGGCCATAGGCCGGGTGAGCGATCAGCCCGACCATGGCGTGCAGAGCCTCGGGCGCATCGGCGGCGGCAGAGGGTGCGGGGGCGTCGGGATCGCGGCGGCCGGCCAGTTCGAAGAGATAGGCGCGCTCTGCCGGGGTCAGGGCCAGCGCCATGGCGAGGCGGCGCAGGGCCTCGGGCGAGACGCTGACGTCGCGACCCTGCTCGATCCAGGCGCACCAGGTGGCGCCGATCCCGGCGCGGGCGGCCAGTTCCTCGCGGCGCAGGCCGGGGGTGCGGCGGCGGGCGGTGGGCAGGTCGGGCGTGAGCCCCTCGCGGTGCGAGCGGATGAATTGGCCCAGCAGGCGGCGTTGCTCCTCGCTCCTCATGGGGTGCCTATAGGCGAGGGCGGGGCGGGGGCCAAGGCATTGCCTGCACGCATTTTTCCGAGGGGCTGGCGGAAAGATGCAAGTTTCGCGCGTCGTCTCCTGCTTGGAGGCCGCCGGGAAAGCCTTGCCGCACCCTTCCTTCCTGCGCCCCGAAATGGTAAAAGGCCGGCGCGGGGAGGATGGACTCTGCAGGGCTTGCGTGGGTTCTGGCGGGACGGTGCGGGCATGATCGAGGGACAACAGCCGCTTACGGGTGAGGCTGATGCGGCCGTGGGGCTGCGCGCCGTTTTTGACGCCATCGATGAAGGTGCTTGCCTCGTCGAGCGCCTGCCTGCCGGGCCTGAGGCTTCGCGCAACTATCGTTATCTGGCGATCAACCCGGCGATGCGCGCCATGTTCGGCATGGGCGATCTGACCGGCCAGACCATCCGCGACACCTTCCCCCGCGAAGCCGAGGCCTGTTACGATGCCTATGATCGCGTGCTGGCCAGCGGCAAGCCGATGCGGTTCGAGCGGGAGAGGGGCCCTCATGGCATGGTGCTGGCGGTGTCGGTTTCGCCGCTGAAGGGCGCGCCGGGGCAGTTGTTGATCGTGATGCAGGATATCACCCAGCGCCGCCGCGCGGAGGAGGCCCTGGCGCGCAGTGAGCAGCGGATGCATGCCCTGCTGCGCGCCAGCTCTGACATGATCTACCGCATGAGCGCCGATTGGAGCGAAATGCGCGAGTTGCAGGGCCGGGAGATGCTGGCCGATACGCAGGGCTCCAGCGTCCGCTGGCTGGAGGATTATATTTTCCCCGAGGATCAGCCCATGATCCGCGCCGCCACGCAGGAGGCCTTGCGGCGGGGCGGCACCTTTGAGCTGGAGCATCGGGTGAAGCGGGCTGATGGCTCGGCGGGCTGGGTGTTTTCGCGTGCCATTCCGCAGTTCGATGCCGATGGTGCGCTGGTCGAATGGTTCGGCATGGCCAGCGATATCACCGCCCGGGTCGAGGCTCAGCAGCAGGCCGAAGCGGCTCGCGCGACACTGGCCGAAAGTGAGGCGCTGCTCTCGAAAATCCTCGACGCTTCAAGCGATTGCATCAAGCTGATCGAGCTGGACGGCACGCTCGGCTTTATCAATGAAGGCGGCATGCGCACCGCCGAGATCGCCGATCTGGCGCAGGTGAAGGGCACCTATTGGCCCGATTACATG includes the following:
- a CDS encoding beta-glucosidase family protein; the protein is MVAKRMVQAGRIGVALMALAAAGAAAAAPTDAEQRAAATVKAMTPEEKTVLTHGIMPLPIVPNAPPPPPGAIIGAGFIPGIDRLAVPALKETDASLGVAYVMGLRKDGATALPSGVAMAASWNPQILREGGAMIGSEARAKGFNILLAGGTNLTRDPRNGRTFEYLSEDPLLSGVLVGNAIAGIQSNHIISTIKHFALNGQETGRKFADVKISDAAARESDLLAFKIGIEVGNPGSVMCSYNRVHGEQACASDYLLNTVLKKDWRYKGFVMSDWGAVPGLDAALKGLDQQSGEQLDPGIFFADKLAAAAKSDPAYAARLDDMNKRILWAIYDNGLDKNPAKPGGEIDFKADSAVSLETARQGIVLLRNTGNALPLAKTAKHIAVIGGYADTGVLSGAGSSQVQGKDGPAAVIPLGGTGPWASFIAEQYHRSAPVDAIKALAPQAEVNFRTGTYISDAVAAAKKADVAIVFATKWASEGLDQADLTLPRGQDALIEAVAAANPHTIVVLETGNPVLMPWLDKTAAVVEAWFPGARGGEAIASVLFGDTNPSGRLPITFPASESQLPRAKIDGYDQYDPNFSGDAPSKDAQLHVDYDIEGSDVGYRWFARQNAKPLFPFGFGLSYTSFTSGALKTDGHKASFALANTGQRGGATVGQVYLVSRNGQKLRRLVGFQRVELAPGASQNVAFNIDQRLLADWKDGGWSVPAGDYGFAVGENAETLGPVVSVKVKAARWKD
- a CDS encoding PAS domain-containing protein, encoding MIEGQQPLTGEADAAVGLRAVFDAIDEGACLVERLPAGPEASRNYRYLAINPAMRAMFGMGDLTGQTIRDTFPREAEACYDAYDRVLASGKPMRFERERGPHGMVLAVSVSPLKGAPGQLLIVMQDITQRRRAEEALARSEQRMHALLRASSDMIYRMSADWSEMRELQGREMLADTQGSSVRWLEDYIFPEDQPMIRAATQEALRRGGTFELEHRVKRADGSAGWVFSRAIPQFDADGALVEWFGMASDITARVEAQQQAEAARATLAESEALLSKILDASSDCIKLIELDGTLGFINEGGMRTAEIADLAQVKGTYWPDYMATPESRDLARVALLAALAGETSQFEGAGLTLLGRPRWWHVTVSPLMDESGAVGRILVVSRDHTAMRDAHEHQAMLNGELSHRLKNLLSLVQSIVSQTLRHAAGLEDASAKIASRMLALAQATDGLTSSAWKEGSLSETIGAGLCCVSAYGERIALSGPDLRIGAQVALALTLTVHELATNAVKYGALSHEGGRITLCWAVEERALAYGGVQQHFLLDWQEHGGPLVHPPQHRGFGSRMIERVLLAHMTGRLHVDYAPEGLHFSVDTPLADLAGPSALPQG
- a CDS encoding helix-turn-helix transcriptional regulator, producing MRSEEQRRLLGQFIRSHREGLTPDLPTARRRTPGLRREELAARAGIGATWCAWIEQGRDVSVSPEALRRLAMALALTPAERAYLFELAGRRDPDAPAPSAAADAPEALHAMVGLIAHPAYGLDRLWNACCWNEAARQLFAPWLEGDGPHNLLRYVFTQDAARALIPDWENRATRLLAEFRADYGRALDDPRALALVEGLKAESPFFAEVWDRQAVVAREGGLRGFVHPAQGLIAYRQHTLHPTERSDYKLVVLVPSEE